Proteins from a single region of Fibrobacter sp. UWH6:
- a CDS encoding glucokinase, whose protein sequence is MEIKWRNPDAKFDRLVLAGDIGGTNTNLGVVGYKDGKFTLILETVCPSKDIDGLDAPIRETLKLAAEARADLKVSHICISAAGPVANNKCVMTNLPWSVDGDAISAATGIPTLVINDFMAISYGIPTLDVDDPEQIHKLVHTDGSTPAPQAATKAVIGPGTGMGVGFLAFDGQKYIPASSEGGHSTFAPFDKDSQEFHDYMEKKLGVVPGVEPLVSGMGLRNMYEWWKETRGVPNNEYFQKIEETEPNDRPKYISRASDNDPVAAEMMRLFVKMLARFASDAATLFLPLGGFYLAGGTVQKDLRWLERDNLFMQYFEKNYNPNIRPLLNKIPVYVIKDYSISLYGAANASLNLQK, encoded by the coding sequence ATGGAAATTAAATGGCGTAATCCTGATGCAAAGTTTGATCGTCTGGTTTTGGCTGGCGATATCGGCGGTACCAACACCAACCTTGGCGTTGTTGGCTACAAGGATGGAAAGTTCACCTTGATTCTCGAAACCGTATGTCCCTCCAAAGACATTGACGGTCTGGATGCTCCCATCCGCGAAACCCTTAAGCTGGCTGCAGAAGCTCGCGCTGACCTTAAGGTGAGCCACATCTGCATTAGCGCTGCCGGTCCTGTTGCCAATAACAAGTGCGTCATGACCAACCTCCCTTGGTCTGTGGATGGCGATGCCATCTCTGCTGCAACGGGCATTCCCACTCTCGTGATCAATGACTTCATGGCTATCAGCTACGGTATCCCCACTCTGGACGTGGACGATCCGGAACAGATCCACAAGCTGGTCCACACCGACGGATCCACTCCCGCTCCCCAGGCAGCAACCAAGGCTGTGATTGGTCCGGGTACCGGCATGGGCGTTGGCTTCCTGGCATTCGACGGTCAGAAGTACATTCCCGCTTCTTCTGAAGGTGGCCACTCTACTTTCGCACCTTTCGACAAGGACTCCCAGGAATTCCACGATTACATGGAAAAGAAGCTTGGCGTTGTTCCCGGTGTAGAACCTCTGGTTTCCGGTATGGGTCTTCGCAACATGTACGAATGGTGGAAGGAAACCCGCGGCGTTCCGAACAACGAATACTTCCAGAAGATCGAAGAGACCGAACCCAACGATCGCCCCAAGTACATTTCCCGCGCCAGCGACAACGATCCGGTGGCCGCCGAAATGATGCGCCTGTTCGTAAAGATGCTGGCCCGCTTTGCTAGCGACGCTGCAACCCTGTTCCTCCCGCTGGGTGGCTTCTACCTGGCTGGCGGTACCGTACAGAAGGATCTGCGCTGGCTGGAACGCGATAACCTGTTCATGCAGTACTTCGAAAAGAACTATAACCCCAACATCCGCCCGCTTCTGAACAAGATTCCTGTGTACGTGATCAAGGATTATAGCATCAGCCTTTACGGCGCTGCAAACGCAAGCCTGAATCTGCAGAAGTAA
- a CDS encoding FISUMP domain-containing protein, whose amino-acid sequence MRNARVPFIYVTSLLAMFFFACEDSTSASGSQDEQSRVDTVYVRDTVNIKGDTIRVKGDTVVVTKQDTVIKNGDTVVVSKKDTLVVKGDTVVVTKKDTLVLDGDTVVVRDTLYLRDTVYARDTILDTLYLAEEKILQECANHKFDEKSQFCYMGNVYPLCGGKTYNPDSATCVNDVAVLACGGTVYDKAKKICYKNKLHDRYVRMGKFNYEYFVDDRDGQFYRSIPIGNQTWMAQNLNYAVDSSWCAGGIATSPDDFTQGDCEKYGRVYRWASAMNIPDEYNEISAVGTVVDTTKEYQGACPNGWHVPNHHEWYALEDYIYTNIDPDSSHSISEHLKSDSLWVDGYGWMGSGDDRVKVEIPKGINSVGLNILPVGSFIYYDSKVYPSYFGQDSRLWSVNETYNTGVYVVFFSYSTDYKTLKYYKGSAAFKNWAWSLRCLKNNN is encoded by the coding sequence ATGAGGAACGCTCGTGTACCTTTTATTTATGTCACATCACTTCTTGCGATGTTCTTTTTTGCCTGCGAGGATTCCACCAGTGCGTCCGGTTCTCAGGATGAACAGAGTCGTGTAGATACTGTCTATGTAAGAGACACCGTCAACATAAAAGGTGATACCATTCGCGTAAAAGGTGATACGGTCGTTGTAACCAAACAGGATACCGTTATCAAAAATGGCGATACCGTAGTGGTCTCCAAGAAAGATACCTTGGTCGTGAAGGGCGATACCGTTGTGGTGACCAAGAAAGACACCTTGGTTTTAGATGGTGATACCGTAGTTGTCCGTGATACACTTTATCTTCGTGATACGGTTTACGCCCGTGACACGATTTTAGATACTCTTTACCTTGCGGAAGAAAAAATTCTTCAGGAATGCGCCAATCATAAGTTTGATGAAAAGTCCCAATTCTGTTATATGGGTAACGTATATCCCCTGTGCGGAGGCAAAACCTATAATCCCGATAGTGCGACCTGCGTGAATGATGTGGCGGTCCTTGCCTGCGGCGGTACTGTATACGACAAGGCCAAGAAGATCTGTTATAAGAACAAACTTCACGATCGCTACGTCCGTATGGGTAAATTCAATTACGAATATTTTGTGGATGATCGTGACGGTCAGTTCTATCGCAGCATCCCCATCGGTAATCAAACCTGGATGGCTCAAAATTTAAACTACGCCGTTGATAGCAGCTGGTGTGCTGGCGGTATCGCCACGAGTCCCGATGACTTTACTCAGGGCGATTGTGAAAAGTACGGCCGTGTGTACAGATGGGCTAGTGCCATGAATATCCCTGATGAGTATAATGAGATTAGTGCCGTAGGAACCGTGGTGGATACAACCAAGGAATATCAGGGAGCTTGCCCCAACGGCTGGCACGTTCCCAATCACCATGAATGGTATGCCCTCGAAGATTACATTTATACCAACATAGACCCCGATTCTTCGCATTCTATATCCGAACACCTGAAGTCTGATAGCTTGTGGGTCGATGGCTATGGTTGGATGGGTTCTGGCGATGACCGTGTGAAAGTTGAAATTCCGAAGGGAATTAACTCTGTAGGGCTGAATATACTGCCTGTAGGAAGTTTCATTTATTACGATTCAAAAGTTTACCCTTCGTATTTTGGCCAGGATTCCCGCCTTTGGAGTGTTAACGAAACGTACAATACCGGAGTCTATGTGGTGTTCTTTAGCTATTCCACCGATTACAAGACCCTGAAGTATTATAAGGGCTCTGCGGCTTTCAAGAATTGGGCTTGGTCTCTCCGCTGTTTAAAGAACAATAATTAA
- a CDS encoding exodeoxyribonuclease V subunit gamma — protein MLHLKFALNLENLADEMIDAISTSWKNPFVCPIVVFPDPKLEQWFRLRWIQKKGALAGLSTMMIDRFLMEILVGDDNSKKKLTADMLCNVILAYLKMEEGGSYNYEKLGDEVRRYLIVEDADGKGKLDETHLFDFAQKIATLFLEYETSRPRDFVKNADGSAADGILDKWKQGDLQPFFTGNRNGDVAVREKWQQKLYSAIFHQHGNKDSLLTRVFKKEAERKNDDQITYLTIPFLYYSCFDENGIAKFHLEKIKDQPLFIFGLSGMGQFYRVILHKFAEEHDVFAYIQNPCMEFWEDIASDKIVRRWVASNGSWNDENGNELNSVKRRMDVNLGEAGNSVAEVSATDPDDIPEYQNLAEEESENTLLCTWGRSGRDNIKLWCQAANYDFDFDASNGSASSASDLPQDTLLHKLQYAIANRTNIIGEGATEENSLTLTAAPTKIREVEALHSSICKLLQSGARINDILVVSPDLDSYRTAIKTVFDQTPDRKVSDVAGHNNSGYLHIPFSIVDSPAHSSLTETALQDLFSILEGNSIGRPQFFSLMRNPVVQQTRGIKEEEVNDWETWIEETNVYRDRSSKKQDWLDGVRRLLLAKMTKNLVKFSGEEDSLKPYSDMATSNNASLCRFVEAINDLRDWIAFGSQGKIADLNKLNDHLNGWLAMTGAPEGLGGETIIFKRVTESVENLHYQLDTGIEAISWKIIEQSLITAAQGSAYSCGNLFVNGITFMKFIPNRIIPVKHLFFIGGDSINFPGAKQQNTLDLRKSCRPWPGDGSPISKRRYAFLCQLMSVSESFHISFVDQDIKKDAELYPTSVVNDIQKFLLKNGIAWKKKSISLDETRDTTELFTPRSLRNKKAYVDMVHDGNAKARTNIKVRGDESTDIKNIAIKIPERVSLFQLCKFLEDPFEFRIGLMMMEQDDDDPEKEFFEPIFFNKLEESNLLKMMLAAELSGKEDELEKFKRDSQLKGKMPDQIFSEKIWKDLNVKKNLILCQMGEEKIQELRNGWTYKDRLQDLQLLRGDGTKWNLSGTMDWCNNKELGDVTEIISITTSNSTADKINFSKYLSPYIKALALLALKCEKHPDSANKEQTIGISIYSCDENIGGPATTSVKMSPVQAREMLERIYSEAYGCEKTRKMPYSKAVPADLLDTIKESDDIYEYRGKLLDGPWSYFGKKALFDPVKDVGFDSENFKEQWAEAKAKMKSLMEIKAYEKPEKPAKTAKGTKSATKKGA, from the coding sequence ATGCTTCACTTAAAATTCGCACTGAATCTCGAGAACCTCGCCGACGAAATGATCGACGCCATTTCCACCAGCTGGAAGAACCCTTTCGTATGTCCAATAGTCGTGTTTCCGGATCCAAAACTGGAACAGTGGTTCAGGCTCCGCTGGATTCAGAAGAAGGGCGCTCTGGCTGGCCTCAGCACCATGATGATCGACCGATTCCTCATGGAAATTCTGGTGGGTGACGACAACAGCAAAAAGAAGCTGACGGCAGATATGCTGTGCAATGTGATTCTCGCCTATCTGAAAATGGAAGAAGGTGGATCCTACAATTACGAAAAGCTGGGCGACGAAGTCCGTCGGTACTTGATTGTGGAAGACGCAGACGGCAAGGGCAAACTGGACGAGACCCATCTTTTTGATTTCGCACAGAAAATCGCCACATTGTTTTTGGAATACGAGACGAGCCGTCCCAGAGATTTTGTGAAGAACGCCGATGGCAGTGCAGCCGATGGGATTCTCGATAAGTGGAAACAGGGCGATTTACAACCTTTCTTTACAGGCAACCGCAATGGAGACGTGGCGGTCCGCGAAAAATGGCAGCAGAAATTGTACTCCGCCATTTTTCACCAGCACGGTAACAAGGACTCCCTTCTCACCCGCGTTTTCAAGAAAGAGGCAGAACGCAAGAATGATGACCAGATTACCTATCTGACCATCCCTTTCCTTTACTACAGTTGCTTCGATGAAAACGGCATCGCCAAATTCCATCTGGAAAAAATCAAGGACCAGCCCCTGTTCATTTTCGGTCTATCTGGTATGGGGCAGTTCTACCGGGTGATTCTTCATAAGTTTGCCGAGGAGCACGACGTTTTTGCCTACATCCAGAATCCCTGTATGGAATTCTGGGAAGATATTGCCAGCGATAAGATTGTTCGCAGGTGGGTTGCATCTAACGGTTCCTGGAACGATGAAAATGGCAACGAACTGAACAGCGTTAAACGCCGCATGGATGTAAATCTTGGCGAAGCGGGAAATAGCGTTGCAGAAGTCAGTGCGACCGATCCAGACGACATCCCAGAATATCAGAATCTCGCCGAAGAGGAGTCCGAAAACACACTGCTCTGCACCTGGGGAAGATCCGGCCGCGACAACATCAAGTTGTGGTGTCAGGCCGCAAATTACGATTTCGATTTTGACGCAAGCAATGGGAGTGCTTCATCGGCAAGCGACTTGCCCCAGGACACCCTATTGCATAAATTGCAGTACGCTATCGCCAACCGAACCAACATTATCGGCGAAGGGGCAACAGAAGAGAACAGCCTAACATTAACGGCAGCTCCCACAAAAATTCGTGAAGTGGAAGCTTTGCATTCCAGCATCTGCAAACTTCTGCAGAGCGGAGCCCGCATCAATGACATTCTGGTAGTTTCACCAGACTTGGATAGTTACCGCACAGCCATCAAGACCGTATTCGACCAGACTCCCGACCGAAAGGTTTCTGACGTGGCAGGCCATAACAATTCCGGCTACCTTCATATTCCATTTTCCATTGTTGATTCACCGGCCCACAGCTCTTTAACCGAAACCGCCCTACAGGATCTGTTCTCTATTTTAGAGGGAAACTCCATTGGACGTCCCCAGTTCTTTAGCTTGATGCGCAATCCTGTAGTGCAGCAAACCCGCGGCATCAAGGAAGAGGAAGTTAACGATTGGGAAACCTGGATTGAAGAAACCAATGTTTATCGCGACCGCAGTTCAAAGAAACAGGACTGGCTCGACGGAGTCCGCCGACTGCTTTTGGCCAAGATGACAAAAAATCTGGTGAAGTTCTCTGGCGAGGAAGACTCGCTAAAACCGTACTCCGATATGGCCACCAGCAACAACGCCAGCCTTTGCCGCTTTGTAGAAGCCATTAACGATTTAAGAGACTGGATTGCCTTCGGTTCCCAAGGAAAAATTGCGGATCTTAATAAGCTGAACGATCACCTAAACGGATGGCTCGCCATGACTGGCGCTCCCGAAGGTCTTGGAGGAGAAACCATCATCTTCAAGCGAGTGACGGAATCCGTGGAAAATCTTCACTACCAGCTGGATACCGGCATTGAGGCCATTTCATGGAAAATTATCGAGCAGAGTCTGATTACGGCAGCCCAGGGATCCGCATATAGTTGCGGTAACCTGTTCGTGAATGGCATAACCTTCATGAAATTCATCCCTAACCGAATCATTCCTGTAAAGCACCTGTTCTTTATTGGTGGAGATTCCATCAACTTCCCTGGAGCCAAGCAGCAGAACACTTTGGACTTACGTAAATCCTGCCGCCCCTGGCCTGGTGATGGCTCCCCTATCTCCAAGCGACGCTACGCCTTCCTCTGTCAGCTCATGAGCGTAAGCGAAAGCTTCCATATTAGCTTTGTCGACCAGGACATTAAAAAGGATGCGGAACTTTACCCCACGTCCGTCGTCAATGACATCCAGAAATTTCTTTTGAAGAATGGCATCGCATGGAAAAAAAAATCAATCTCGCTGGACGAGACCCGCGACACTACAGAACTATTTACGCCCAGAAGCCTCCGTAACAAAAAGGCTTACGTAGACATGGTCCACGACGGAAATGCCAAGGCCCGCACCAACATAAAAGTTCGAGGTGACGAGTCTACTGACATCAAGAACATTGCCATCAAGATTCCCGAACGAGTTTCTCTGTTCCAGTTGTGCAAATTCCTGGAAGACCCATTTGAGTTCCGAATCGGCCTGATGATGATGGAGCAAGATGATGACGATCCCGAAAAAGAATTTTTTGAACCGATTTTCTTTAACAAGTTGGAAGAAAGCAACTTACTGAAAATGATGCTGGCAGCAGAACTTTCGGGCAAGGAAGACGAACTGGAAAAATTCAAGAGGGATAGTCAGCTGAAGGGCAAGATGCCCGACCAGATTTTCAGTGAAAAAATCTGGAAAGACCTGAACGTAAAAAAGAACCTTATTCTTTGCCAGATGGGCGAAGAAAAAATTCAGGAACTCCGCAACGGCTGGACGTATAAAGACCGTTTGCAAGATCTGCAATTATTGCGTGGTGACGGAACCAAGTGGAACCTTTCCGGAACCATGGACTGGTGCAACAACAAGGAACTGGGAGATGTTACCGAAATCATTTCTATAACAACATCTAACAGCACTGCCGATAAAATCAATTTCAGTAAATACTTAAGCCCGTATATCAAGGCCTTGGCCCTTCTCGCCCTTAAATGCGAAAAGCATCCGGACTCGGCAAATAAGGAACAGACCATTGGCATTTCCATTTATTCTTGCGACGAGAATATCGGTGGCCCTGCAACAACATCTGTAAAAATGTCACCCGTTCAAGCTAGGGAAATGCTGGAACGTATATACAGCGAAGCCTACGGTTGCGAAAAGACAAGGAAGATGCCTTACAGTAAGGCTGTCCCCGCAGACCTTCTTGACACAATCAAGGAAAGCGACGATATATATGAGTACAGAGGAAAACTATTGGATGGTCCCTGGTCCTACTTCGGCAAGAAAGCACTTTTCGATCCGGTAAAGGATGTGGGATTCGATTCCGAGAATTTCAAGGAGCAGTGGGCAGAAGCGAAGGCCAAGATGAAGTCCCTTATGGAAATCAAGGCCTACGAAAAACCGGAAAAGCCTGCTAAAACAGCAAAGGGAACAAAATCCGCAACGAAGAAGGGGGCATAA
- a CDS encoding UvrD-helicase domain-containing protein, whose product MSDTLKSFNLKNFDPKHSLFIEASAGTGKTYTIQLMVSKLISQGTPLKKILIVTYTEKAAGELKDRIRKKINEVLEFKKINKDDSDEPELSKDVLSLFAKANQDVDNAAIFTIHSFCQKALKEYAYDAGRPFDMGMIDDAAVTTLVEQYIRDQWVNDEKFQKLLASEKTESLTNQLTETIVSAINNYKGCCKKGEIIPLDGPSLPKINGQEVPLSALEKISKATCYNDLKCIPGFEDELTFFDSVSNTEKRATEFTEKIKSWTNESQDLLFNGHSFTTKSFSETTLPHFNAIKEIKELIKSAPKHLYRAQYEEFLCKQIPILFDKWQKAKKDDKRQSFNDMILSVHKAITESDNLKEKLRQQFNFAIIDEFQDTNKLQWDIFRTIFLKDQGKAVEGHSIFVVGDPKQSIYSFQGADVNVYKEAILEINNGTSLNNNFRSTTGIIEGCNELFKGSFFTPAESSPELVKFQPSGAPTNESQVKVPPMISGKEVAPIWISENEISSLNFARSAVAKIVDWCSFENGKTKLQVFDKKDCRKYRNVSFKDFAVLARTRSEMEVMEDSLRHAGIPFSRYKDNNLFNSRECAEWIALFRALNAPDFSAWNRKLLSEVLITDFFKTVFTKKDNSSEDHSMDELHYVDSKVFDDPNNRERKLLNVWRDLALKRRYAEMLERIYSDTQIEQRLMDISKLQNLAKLRQIGNYAVEFLYSHNCSLEDLVRHLEGLAAFRDDADDEDGSLVEKGTDYDAVQVMTIHASKGLEFPVVISVAGFKGVNNLSRGPFLYHDDNGIHLGLGSDAKEIRKAEELEEWKRLFYVDFTRASSILMLPRYENWTKKDKSGAIISVKPEFKFLHDSHKEFCENAVCIENAENSVFEYPCYTILKTDSDWSIAEKKKLVREYILQPLSKNSSSAESTDNIEELIQEQKGIMEDLQKHVPQACIMQYSYSSLSGKADNGISNEDDTPIDQDGNEESSVADVAGKNKVSIKSIDVNALDCTLAYEESRDYQSHYEENLKKFPRGSKLGNAIHHVFERAKFFEIGQQLPTLESALADSKCINVVEEEFKNEALPIWNHKKEWTDIAIAYLWNTLNAKLPAIAGNCATGEFFTLTEIPLENHKAEMQFNLNAGTSEELRRFCKGFIDLMFVRTDAQGNNLYSILDWKSDVLEENRYTPEALKERVDADYSIQRVLYSYCLIQWLKQFYGEGTAENLTEEEIFNKHFGGIYYAFVRGTQGGTGKGIYAQTWKCYDDLKNAYGEIKKLMSK is encoded by the coding sequence GTGAGCGACACATTGAAAAGTTTCAATCTGAAAAATTTTGATCCGAAACACAGCCTCTTTATCGAAGCGTCAGCAGGGACAGGCAAAACCTATACCATTCAGCTCATGGTATCCAAGCTGATTAGTCAAGGCACGCCTCTCAAAAAGATTCTTATCGTCACCTACACCGAAAAAGCTGCGGGTGAGTTAAAGGACCGTATCCGCAAAAAGATTAACGAAGTCCTTGAATTCAAAAAAATCAACAAGGATGACTCTGACGAACCGGAACTTTCCAAGGACGTATTGTCCCTTTTTGCCAAGGCAAACCAGGATGTTGACAACGCAGCGATCTTCACCATCCACTCCTTCTGTCAGAAGGCCTTGAAGGAATACGCCTACGACGCGGGCCGCCCCTTTGATATGGGTATGATCGATGATGCCGCGGTTACCACCTTGGTAGAACAGTATATTCGCGACCAGTGGGTCAATGACGAAAAATTCCAGAAACTTCTCGCATCTGAAAAAACAGAATCTTTGACCAACCAGTTAACGGAAACCATTGTCAGCGCCATCAACAACTATAAAGGCTGTTGTAAAAAAGGCGAAATCATTCCGTTAGACGGGCCCAGTCTTCCGAAAATCAATGGTCAGGAGGTCCCCCTAAGCGCTCTTGAAAAAATTTCTAAAGCCACCTGTTATAACGATTTGAAGTGTATTCCCGGTTTTGAAGATGAGCTGACTTTTTTCGACAGCGTTTCTAATACAGAAAAAAGAGCCACGGAGTTCACCGAAAAAATCAAGTCATGGACCAACGAAAGTCAGGACCTTCTTTTTAACGGCCACTCATTCACAACAAAATCATTCTCCGAGACAACCCTTCCCCATTTCAATGCAATCAAGGAAATCAAGGAACTGATCAAGAGCGCCCCAAAACACCTTTATCGCGCCCAGTACGAGGAATTTCTCTGCAAGCAGATTCCCATACTTTTTGACAAGTGGCAAAAAGCAAAGAAGGATGACAAAAGGCAATCCTTTAACGACATGATTCTTTCGGTACATAAGGCTATCACCGAAAGTGACAATCTCAAGGAAAAATTGCGTCAGCAGTTCAACTTCGCCATCATTGATGAATTCCAGGATACCAATAAACTGCAATGGGATATTTTCCGCACAATCTTTTTGAAAGATCAGGGCAAGGCCGTCGAAGGTCATTCCATTTTTGTGGTAGGCGATCCAAAACAATCCATCTATAGTTTCCAGGGAGCCGACGTAAACGTCTATAAGGAAGCGATCCTGGAAATCAACAACGGAACTTCTCTCAACAACAACTTCCGTTCTACAACGGGAATCATTGAAGGTTGCAACGAACTGTTCAAGGGAAGTTTCTTTACTCCTGCAGAAAGCTCTCCCGAACTGGTAAAATTCCAACCATCTGGTGCTCCTACCAACGAAAGCCAAGTTAAAGTTCCGCCTATGATAAGCGGCAAGGAAGTTGCACCGATCTGGATTAGCGAAAACGAAATTTCCAGTCTGAATTTCGCACGTTCCGCTGTGGCAAAAATCGTAGACTGGTGTTCCTTCGAAAACGGAAAGACCAAGCTCCAGGTTTTCGACAAGAAAGATTGTCGCAAATACCGCAACGTTTCCTTCAAGGACTTTGCCGTACTGGCCCGTACTCGCAGCGAAATGGAGGTCATGGAAGATTCACTGCGACACGCAGGCATCCCTTTCAGTCGTTACAAAGACAACAACCTGTTTAACAGCCGTGAATGTGCCGAATGGATAGCCCTGTTCCGTGCCTTGAATGCTCCGGATTTTTCTGCATGGAACCGTAAACTTTTAAGTGAAGTTCTCATTACCGATTTCTTTAAGACGGTCTTTACCAAAAAAGACAATTCTTCTGAAGATCACAGCATGGATGAACTTCATTATGTTGACAGCAAGGTTTTTGACGACCCCAATAATAGGGAACGCAAACTGCTGAATGTCTGGCGAGACTTGGCTCTTAAGCGTCGATACGCCGAAATGCTGGAGCGTATTTATAGCGACACCCAGATTGAGCAACGTCTAATGGATATTTCCAAGTTGCAAAATTTGGCGAAGCTCCGTCAGATCGGAAACTACGCCGTAGAATTCCTTTATAGCCACAACTGTTCCCTGGAAGATCTAGTCCGTCACTTGGAAGGACTGGCTGCATTCCGTGATGACGCCGACGATGAAGACGGAAGCCTCGTTGAAAAGGGAACCGACTACGATGCCGTTCAGGTCATGACCATTCACGCCTCCAAGGGGTTGGAATTCCCCGTGGTAATTTCTGTGGCAGGATTCAAGGGCGTGAATAATCTTTCTAGAGGTCCCTTCCTGTATCATGACGACAATGGAATCCATTTGGGCTTAGGCAGCGACGCCAAGGAAATTCGCAAGGCAGAAGAACTGGAAGAATGGAAGCGTTTGTTCTACGTGGACTTTACACGAGCATCATCTATTCTAATGCTACCTCGCTACGAAAACTGGACCAAAAAGGACAAGAGCGGAGCCATTATTTCTGTTAAACCAGAATTCAAGTTTCTACATGATTCCCATAAGGAATTTTGTGAAAATGCCGTATGTATCGAAAATGCTGAAAACAGCGTTTTTGAATATCCCTGCTACACAATTCTAAAAACAGACAGCGATTGGAGCATTGCCGAAAAGAAAAAACTCGTACGGGAATATATTCTGCAGCCATTAAGCAAAAACAGTTCCTCTGCGGAATCCACAGACAATATCGAAGAGCTGATTCAGGAACAAAAAGGCATCATGGAAGACCTGCAGAAGCATGTGCCTCAGGCCTGCATTATGCAGTATTCCTACTCATCCCTTTCGGGCAAGGCCGACAACGGCATCAGCAACGAAGACGATACTCCCATCGATCAAGACGGCAACGAAGAATCTTCTGTGGCTGATGTTGCAGGCAAGAACAAGGTCTCCATCAAGAGTATTGATGTCAATGCACTAGATTGTACCCTTGCCTACGAGGAATCTCGCGATTATCAGAGCCACTACGAAGAAAATCTAAAGAAGTTCCCTCGCGGAAGCAAATTGGGTAACGCCATCCACCATGTCTTTGAACGAGCCAAGTTCTTTGAAATCGGACAACAGCTCCCTACTCTAGAAAGTGCCTTGGCAGATTCCAAATGCATAAATGTCGTCGAAGAAGAATTCAAGAACGAGGCATTGCCTATTTGGAATCACAAGAAGGAATGGACTGACATCGCCATTGCCTACTTGTGGAATACACTGAATGCAAAACTACCCGCCATCGCAGGAAATTGCGCTACAGGAGAATTTTTCACCCTAACAGAAATTCCTCTGGAAAATCATAAGGCTGAAATGCAGTTCAACCTGAATGCAGGAACCTCCGAAGAGCTCCGCAGATTCTGCAAGGGTTTTATCGATTTGATGTTCGTGCGAACTGATGCCCAGGGCAACAACCTCTACAGCATTCTGGACTGGAAATCCGACGTTCTGGAGGAAAATCGCTATACGCCAGAAGCCTTAAAGGAACGCGTTGATGCAGACTATTCCATTCAACGAGTGCTATACAGCTACTGCCTTATTCAATGGCTGAAACAGTTCTATGGAGAAGGTACTGCAGAAAACCTGACTGAAGAAGAAATTTTCAACAAGCATTTCGGCGGCATCTACTACGCATTTGTCCGCGGCACCCAGGGCGGAACAGGCAAGGGAATTTACGCCCAGACCTGGAAATGTTATGACGATCTTAAAAATGCCTATGGCGAAATCAAAAAATTGATGAGCAAGTAG